AGGACTGGAAAACTTCATTCAAACCGATGCCTCGATTAATCGCGGTAACTCAGGCGGCGCGTTGCTTAATCTTAACGGCGAGCTGATCGGCATCAATACCGCCATCCTTGCGCCGAGCGGCGGCAGCGTGGGTATCGGCTTTGCAATCCCCAGTAATATGGCGCGCACGCTGGCTCAACAGCTGATCCAGTTTGGCGAAATTAAACGCGGTTTACTGGGCATTAAAGGTATGGAGATGTCTTCGGACATTGCTAAAGCCTTCAATCTGAACGTCACACGCGGCGCATTTGTCAGCGAAGTCTTACGCAATTCCGGCTCGGCAAAGGCGGGAATAAAATCGGGTGATGTGATCGTCAGCCTTAATGATAAACCGTTAAACAGCTTTGCCGAATTACGTTCGCGCATCGCAACCACCGCGCCGGGCAGCAAAGTGAAGCTTGGACTGCTACGCGACGGCAAGCCGCTGGACGTGGAGGTTACGCTTGATAAGAGCACGTCCTCGTCTGCCAGCGCCGAGATGATTGCGCCTGCCTTGCAGGGGGCGAAGCTGAGCGACGGTCAGTTAAAAGACGGCACTAAGGGCATCACGGTGGATGAGGTTGAAAAAGACAGTGCGGCAGCTCAGGTCGGACTGCATAAAGGCGATGTGATCACCGGTCTAAACCGGCAGCGTATCCAGTCTATCGCTGAAATGCGCAAAGCACTGGAAACGAAACCACCGGTGATTGCGCTGAATATTGTGCGCGGAAATGAGAGCATCTATCTGCTTCTGCGTTAACGGTTGGCACCTGCGGACATCGCCCGGCATGGGATGTCCGCATAAGTCGTGCTATGCTGCGACGGTTTACTTATCAATGATATCCGCATCATGCTTGTGAAGCTTTTACGCTCGGTGGCTATTGGTTTAATTGTCGGCGGTCTTTTACTGGCGGCTATGCCTTCTTTACGCCAGTGGAACGTCCACTCTACGCCCAAATATGACAGCACTGATGAATCACCTGTCAGCTACAATCAGGCCGTGCGCCGCGCCGCGCCTGCGGTGGTGAACGTTTATAATCGCGGCATGAACACCTCCAGTCATAATCAACTCGAAATCCGTACGCTCGGATCCGGCGTGATTATGGATGAGCGTGGCTACATTGTTACCAATAAACACGTCATTAATGATGCGGACCAGATCATCGTTGCGCTCCAGGACGGACGCGTTTTTGAAGCATTGCTGGTAGGCTCAGACAGCCTGACCGATCTGGCCGTGCTCAAAATTACCGCCAGCGCAGGTCTGCCGGTGATCCCAATTAACCGTAAGCGAACACCGCACATCGGTGACGTCGTTCTGGCGATTGGCAATCCTTATAACCTTGGGCAGACCATCACCCAGGGGATCATCAGCGCGACGGGACGTATCGGCCTTAATCCATCGGGTCGGCAGAACTTCCTGCAAACTGACGCCTCTATCAACCACGGTAACTCCGGTGGCGCACTCATTAACTCGCTTGGCGAGCTGATGGGCATCAATACCCTCTCTTTTGATAAAAGTAATGACGGCGAAACGCCTGAGGGGATTGGTTTTGCCATCCCCTTCCAGCTGGCAACTAAAATTATGGATAAGCTGATCCGCGATGGCCGCGTGATCCGCGGTTATATCGGTATTGGTGGCCGTGAGATTGCCCCGCTTCACGCCCAGGGAGCCGGAATCGATCAGATTCAGGGGATTGTAGTCAATGAAGTTTCGCCTGGCGGCCCGGCAGCAGAAGCCGGCATTCAGGTTAACGATGTCATTGTCTCGGTAAATACCAAACCGGCAGTTTCTGCGCTGGAAACAATGGATCAGGTGGCGGAGATCCGTCCAGGTTCAGTGATCCCGGTGGAAGTGATGCGTGAAGATAAAAAGCTGGAGCTGAATGTCACGATTCAGGAATACCCGGCAACCGAGTAGGCATAGCAGAGCCGACTTACCAGACCTGTAAAAAAATTTACCGGCAACGCGTTTTACATCGGATGCAGGCCCGGTAAGCAGGACGCTACCGGGCTATCTATTGCGAAGGGCGATCTTACTGCTTATTCACGAACTCTTCGCCGAGTTGAATATCTTTATTCAGCGTTTCCAGCATACCGTCCAGCGCCTGCTGCTCAAATGTGCTCAGCTCGCCGTAAGGCTGGCGCTCTTCAATACCGGTTTTACCCAGTAACAGCGGCTGTGAGAAGAAACGGGCGTGCTTACCGTCACCTTCAACATAGGCGCATTCTACTACGCCCTGTTCGCCCTGAAGCGCGCGGACCAGCGAAAGACCGAAGCGTGCGGCTGCCTGCCCCATAGAGAGCGTTGCAGAGCCGCCACCGGCTTTGGCATCTACCACTTCAGTGCCCGCATTCTGAATACGTTTGGTCAGATCGGTAATTTCCTGCTCTGAGAAGCTCACGCCCGGAATTTGTGACAGCAGCGGCAGGATAGTCACGCCGGAGTGTCCGCCGATAACCGGCACTTCCACGTCTGTCGCTTTCTTACCTTTCAATTCGGCAACAAAGGTATTAGAGCGGATGATGTCCAGCGTCGTCACGCCAAAAAGCTTATTCTTATCGTAGACGCCCGCGTTTTTAAGCACTTCTGCCGCAATGGCCACGGTGGTGTTAACCGGGTTGGTAATAATACCGATGCACGCTTTCGGACACGCTTTGGTGATTTGCAGCACCAAATTTTTGACGATGCCGGCGTTAACGTTGAACAGATCTGAGCGATCCATACCCGGTTTACGTGCGACACCTGCAGAAATCAGCACCACATCTGCCCCTTCGAGTGCCGGGGTCGCATCTTCACCAGAGAAACCTTTAATCTTAACATCGGTCGGAATGTGGCTAAGATCAACAGCGACGCCGGGGGTCACGGGCGCGATATCGTACAGGGAGAGTTCTGAGCCTGAAGGCAGCTGGGTTTTCAGTAGTAGGGCAAGCGCCTGGCCGATACCGCCCGCAGCGCCGAGGACTGCAACTTTCATCCTAAACTCCTTATTATGGTTAAAATAATTGACCGTTACTCCATTGCAGTGACAGTAGTTAACGACATTGCTAAATACAAATATCGTACGCGTTTAATGCGTCATCACGCGCAATATTGTCCTCAGAAAGGCACAATATGTTTTTGGTGTGAATGACATGTCACTTCGAGTAATGTGTCAACGCGAGGTTACATTACACCGTTGATGGCAACCAAAACAACATCAATTTGATAACAATTAATTTACTTTTAAACCGATCCCCTTCTGGTGATTCAGCCATGTTTCTTGATAACTAAATTTGATAAAATCATTCCCTTTCATAACATTATTTCAGCCTAATTCATGGCAGATAGTTTGCATAAAAATTCATTATTATGCATAATAATGGTGCCAGTATGGTCAGAATAAGGATGATTTATGCGAAGCTCGACTAAACAAGAAGAGTTAGTGAAAGCGTTTAAAGCGCTGCTCAAAGAAGAAAAGTTCAGTTCTCAGGGAGAGATTGTTCAGGCGTTGCAGGAAGAGGGCTTCGATAATATCAACCAGTCCAAAGTCTCCCGCATGTTGACGAAGTTCGGCGCGGTAAGAACGCGTAATGCAAAAATGGAAATGGTTTATTGCCTGCCCGCAGAGCTGGGCGTACCGACCACCTCCAGTCCGCTGAAAAATCTGGTACTGGATATTGACTATAACGATGCCGTTGTCGTCATTCATACCAGTCCGGGTGCGGCGCAGCTTATTGCCCGCTTACTGGATTCTTTAGGCAAAGCAGAAGGTATTCTTGGCACGATTGCGGGTGATGATACGATTTTTACCACCCCCGCGCGTGATTTCACGGTAAAAGAGTTGTACGACGCGATCCTCTCGCTGTTCGAACAAGAGCTGTAACCCACCCTTCCCTTCAGGGCATTCTGGAGGGGAATCTGCTGTTCTCGTCTGAAAACCTCATAATCACCTGCTTTTAATTTAACACTTAGTGCGATATACGGCCTCAAAACATTCACGCAGTGAATAATTCTTGTGGAAAAAGCACAAAAAAACAAATTCCATCAAGTCGTTGATAAGCAATACTTTATTGTCAATTCACTGCCTAAAAAGCCGGCTTTTTATTCCATTCAGTTATAGGTCCAAACATTCTTAAAACTTATTAACTAATGTTATAGTTAGTCTGGTATTAATTTTCCGCGTTATTAGTGTATACTTGATTTTGTGATGGGGGTCACGAAATAAGACCCTTACGAAAAAATTCGAGACGAGGTTAATACCATGAAAATTAAAACAACTGTTGCAACACTGAGCCTGCTTTCCGTTCTCTCTTTTGGTGCATTTGCCGCAGATTCTCTCTCCAGCGATCAGGCACTGAACCGCGAAGCTATCGGCACGGTATCGGTCGGAGCCATCGGTACCGCGCCAATGGATATGCGTGAAATGCTGGACCAGAAAGCTGCTGAGCAAGGCGCATCTGCCTACCGCATTATCGAAGCGCGTACCGGTGACCACTGGCACGCCACCGCAGAACTTTATAAGTAAACCCTCGTCGTCGAGACTGACGACTTGCCCCCGCTCGCCGGGGGCTTTTTTATTTACTGGCGTACATTAAAGCGTAACTGTCCTTCCAGCTCCTCTTCTGCCTCATCAAATAACAAAATCAGCGCGCCGTAACGTCGACGTCTTGCCTCATTAAGGTGGATGAAATTGATTTCCAGCGGTAGCGGCAATACATTGCCCATAACCCATTCCCACAGTGAATCCAGATCGTCCACTTGTCCCTCATTGAGAGCAAATACGCGCGTAAATTCACGGTAGAAGTCGTTTTGATTTTTTATTGTCGTAAAGTCAAAAGTATACGTTTTCATTGCCCGGTCCAGACCTGATGGGCGGTGTCACCCGCCCGGCTGCTTACAATCCGCCAATATGCAGAGTTTTTACTTCCAGAAACTCGTCCAGCCCCAGTACCGATCCTTCGCGCCCCAGTCCGGACTCTTTTACGCCGCCAAAAGGCGCGACTTCAGTCGAAACAGCACATTCGTTGATGCCAATCATGCCGCTCTCCAGCGCCTGGGAAACCCGGAAGACGCGCTGCAAATTTTGCGTATAAAAGTAGGCAGCAAGACCAAACGGCGTATTGTTGGCTCGCTGAATCACTTCTTCTTCGGAGGTAAAGCGAAAACAGGCAGCCAGCGGCCCAAACGTTTCTTCCTGTGCCAGTTTCATCCCATCGTTGCAGTCGCCAAGTACAGTAGGCTGCCAGAAGTTTCCTCCTGATGCGTGTGCCTGACCGCCGGTGAGCACTTTTGCGCCTTTATTAACGGCATCGTCAATATGCTCACGTACCTTCTCAACAGCAGAGGGTTCAATCAGGGGGCCGACAATAACGCCCTCTTCCATCCCGTTTCCGACTTTCAGCGCGCTAACAGCATCGCTAAGCTTGTGTACAAAGCTGTCGTAGATATTTTCCTGCACATAAAAACGGTTAACGCTGACGCACACCTGCCCGGCGTTACGGAACTTATTGGCCACCGCCCCCTGCACCGCCGCATCAATGTCTGCATCGTCGAAAACGATGTAAGGCGCATTGCCACCCAGTTCCATAGAGATTTTTTTCATCGTATCAGCGGAGTTACGTACCAGCGTTTTCCCGACTGCAGTCGAGCCGGTAAAGGTGATTTTACGTACCTCAGGGCTGGCCATAATGGCGTCGCTGATTTCAGACGTACTCCCGGCAACCGCATTCAGAACGCCATCCGGCACGCCGGCTTTTTTCGCCAGTTGCAGCAGTGCAAAAGCGCTCAGCGGCGTATTATTTGCAGGCTTAATGACGCCGGTACAACCTGCGGCCAGCGCCGGACCAAGTTTGCGGGTGAGCATGGCCATCGGGAAGTTCCACGGCGTGATCGCGGCAATCACGCCTACCGGTTCACGCGTTGCCAGAATACGTGAGCCAGGCTTCGCGGGCGGAATGATCTCTCCGTTAGCGCGTTTGGCCTGCTCAGCAAACCACTGAATGAAGCTGGCGGCATACTCTACTTCGCCTTCAGCTTCTTTGAGCGGTTTTCCCTGTTCGGTGGTCATCAGTTGTGCCAGCCAGCGTTTATTCTCAATAATCAGCTGGTACCAGCGATAGAGGATTTCTGAACGTTGTTTAGCCGTTTGTGCACGCCAGCCAGGGAAAGCTCTGCTGGCCGCAGCAATAGCATCTTCGGTCTCTTTTTTACCGGCTTTTGCCACACGGGCAATGGTTTCTCCGGTGGCCGGGTTGACGACATCAAAAGTGGCGTCAAGCGTTTTCCAGACTCCATCTACCAGATACCCTGTTTGAAAGAGTTCGTGTTCCTGAAGTGTCTGTGCTGCCATGGTCCCTCCCGATGTATTTCTTATAGAGCGTTAAGTATAGCCATAAAAAAACCGACGCTTCTGGCGTCGGTTTTTCCATTTTGTGCCACAAACTTAACGGCTGGTCAGGGCGTGTTGGTATTTATGCAGCATGGTAACCAGTCGATATACCGGTTCAGTGACCTGCGGCGACGCCTGCCAGTAGCGGAGTTTTTCCTGATAAACGTCAAGCTCCTGCAAAAGCTCAGCAAAGCGGGCGCAGCGTTTATCATCATTGCCGGCAGAAATTACCCGATCGGCAGTCTGTCTTAACTGGCGGTGAAAGGCTGAGAGATCGTCGTTAACCGGCACTGGCGCATCGCGCAGGCGCTGATGCGCGATAATCAACGTGAGCGCCAGACGAAACTTTGCCACGTCGCCAGGAAATTTGTTCAGCAGCAGAAAAAGTTGTTGGTACAGGGCTGGCAGATGGTTTTCTTTGCGCCGGGCCATATTGGTTGTCATCGCCGAAACAGCAGCAGACACAAACTGATTTAAAAGCACGCGCCCGGTTCGGGCCCGGGAGTTGTCCCGAACCAGCAGGATCACCATTAATGCCAGCGAGCAACCCACTATCTGTCCCAGCGCGTTATCAAGAAACTGGTTGAAGTGAAAGGTCATTGGGTTATCCAGCACAATAACGTTGATGGTACTTGCCAGCGCTCCCAGCGATCCGATCTGCCTTTTTTGTACTTCAATCCCGGCAAAAAACGCCAGTACCGCCAGACTGATGCACAGCAGTAACATACTTTGCTGAGTGGAAGGGATGATGACCAGAAAAAACAGTGCCCCCAGCGGGAGTGCCACCAGCGTGCCATAGAAAAAATCGATTGCCACCATGCGCGGGTTCGGCATTCTCATGGCCAGCGAGGTCACAACCGCAATCATCACCATCGCGCCGCTGCCGGATGTCCAGCCGGTCCACAGCCAGAATAGCGTGCCGAGAATACAGGATAGCGTGGTGCGCCAGAAGTTGACCATCGCATGATGACGCTCGGCAGAATCTGCCCGGACCACCACTTCCCCCTGCAGGATCTCCTCTTCTACCGCGCTAATTTTAGTATTGCTCACCACGCCTCGTTTCAGCAGCTGATAGCGCGTGGCGGCGGCAACCCAGCTATAAACGGTCACCGGCGTTTCGCGCTCGCCGGTCCAGACCAGCAAACGGCGAATACGCTTCAGTTGCCGGCGCACATCCTGCGCATCCGCGACCGGGGTGGAAAAGATGTCACGCCAGGTATCCGTGACCATTTCAGGCCGGGTACTTTGCATAATATAGCTTTCACACGCCTGCGTAATAAGGGTGAGCGAAACGGTATTCAGCGCTTTCAGGCGACGACTTGCGCGCGACCAGCGGGAAGACTCCATCTGCAGATTACTGCGCATCCCGTCCAGCGCTGCCGTACGGCGCAGCAGTGCACCCCATGCCCGGTCTACCTCTTCGCCATCACCGTACTGAATGCAAAGCTGCATCAGGCGATATTGCTCAACCAGCAGGTTATCCAGTTCAATGTCGATCACCTGCTTGATCGAGCGGGGTGAGAACAGGAGATCGGCAACAATCGCGCAGACAATACCAATAACAATTTCGCTACAGCGTTCGACGGCAAATTGAGGGGTGAGTAGCGGTGCCGTCTGGATCGTAATCACAATGATCAGCGCCGTATAGCCAGCCAGTCCCAGCGCATAGGAGTTTTCAACCCGCACCAGCGATGAAAGCCAGGTACAAAATCCGGCCCACACGCAGCACACCAGAACCATCAGTAGCGGTGCGCGGATCATCAGGATAATAATGGTCAGGGCAGCAATACAGCCGATAAAGGTGCCAATAATACGCAGCATCCCGCGATAGCGGATGGCTCCCGACCACGGTTCGCCGCCCGCAGCGAATGCCGGACCTGCCGCCACTATCGCCGCCGTCAAAACAGCCCAGCGCGGCGTTTCAAGCTGAAAATGAAAGCCGACAAACAGCGCCAGTACAATGGCGCAGGCCAGCTTAACGGCAAAGCGCAGATGTTGAGTGGCAATGGAAAAAATACCCATCTGGTTAGCCAAACTCGCGCAGACGCAGCGCCAGTTTCTGGAAGAATGTCATCTGCCCGACATCGCGATCCTGTTCGCCGGTGATGACCACGGTTGCGGTTGTTCCGGCCGGCCACAGGTTTTTACTCTGGCTATCGAGGCGAATGCGTACCGGCACGCGCTGTGCCAGGCGAACCCATTCCAGATTTGAGTCAATCGTCGCCATGCCTTTGGCATCGTTACTGCTGCTGGCATTGGTCACGCCAGCTGCGATGCTGTCGACAGTACCCTTGATCACGCGATTGCTGCCGAGCGGGGTAATTTCTGCCCGGTAGCCCGGGCGAACACCTTCCAGCTTGGTCTCTTCCATATAGGCCTGAATATAGAAGCTGTTTTTCTTCACCAGCGCCACGGCCGTAGAGCCGCGGGTAATAAATTCACCGCTGTAGACGTTCAGGTTAGTCACCCAACCGTCGGCAGGGGCACGAATAACGGTACGCTCCAGATCCAGTTTTGCCAGATCGCGCGTCGCCTCTGCCTTCGCCAACTGATGCAGCACGGTTTGCAGAATGTTATTGGCCTGGTCAATTTCTTCCCGCGACATGGCCTGGACACCTAACTGATTGCGTCGTCCGGCCTCGCGCCGTTTTTCAGCCGCCAGAGCGTTATAATAGGCAACGTCGGCTTCAGCTTCTTCGACCGCTTTTTGATAGCGAGGACGATCGATAGTGAACAATACCTGATCCTTGTTGACCAGTTGGTTATCTTTTACCTCGACCTGGGTGATAAGCCCGGCGACGTCCGGGGCAATCGCAACGACATCAGCGCTGAAACGCGCATCACGCGTCCACGGCGATTCCGTATAGTAGCGCCATGCGTGGAAGATGGCAGTAAAGGCCAGCAGAACCAGTATTACGGTAATCGCAATACGGGAAAATTTTCTTATTTGTGTTTTCACATCCACCTCAGACGAACAAACGCGATATCAAATACACCAGGCAGCAATACAACGCGGTATTAAAGAGTGCGGGATGCCAGACAAAATCGTAAATCCCGGTGGGGACCAGCACGCGATGTACCAGCCAAAAAAGGGGCAGAGACAATAGCAATTCAAAGAAGATCGGCGGAAAGGACAAGCCGAAAATCACAATGACAGGAAACAGACTCATGTTGACCTTGATTAGCGAGAATGCAGGAGAGTGCGATAAAATAGTTATGTGGCTAACAATATATTAGCGTAATCGTTCTGTGGTGATCTATATTATGTGATCTAAATCACTTTTAAGCCAGAGTGAACAATGGAACGTCTCAAACGCATGTCAGTTTTTGCCAAAGTCGTCGAACACGGCTCATTTACTGCTGCCGCACGCCAGCTGCAAATGAGCGTATCATCGCTCAGCCAGACGGTATCAAAGCTTGAGGATGAATTGCAGGTCAAACTGCTAAACCGCAGTACACGAAGTCTTGCGCTTACCGAAGCGGGTAAAATTTACTATCAGGGCTGCCGTCGAATGATGCATGAAGTGCAGGATGTTCATGAGCATCTATATGCGTTTAATAACACGCCCATTGGTACGTTACGCATTGGCTGTTCTTCAACTATGGCACAAAATGTCCTCGCTAAAATCACCGCAGAGATGCTGAAAAAGTATCCCGGACTGGCGGTAAACCTGGTGACCGGCATTCCGGCCCCGGATTTGATCGCCGACGGTCTGGATGTGGCTATTCGCGTTGGCGCATTGCAGGATTCGAGTCTGTTTTCCCGTCGACTGGGGGCGATGCCAATGGTGGTCTGTGCGGCACAATGTTATCTCCGGCAGGCCGGAATACCGGAAAAGCCCGCCGAGCTTGCCAGTCACTCATGGCTCCAGTACAGCGTGCGTCCGGATAATGAATTCGAGCTGATTGCCCCGGAGGGGATCTCAACGCGTCTGATCCCGGAGGGAAGATTCGTGACCAACGATCCAATGACTCTTACCCGATGGCTGGTCGCCGGAGCCGGGATCGCTTATGTCCCGTTAATGTGGGTGATCGATGAGATTAACCGTGGCGAACTGGAGATTGTGCTGCCGCGTTATCAGGCCGATCCGCGCCCGGTTTATGCGCTATATACGGAAAAAGATAAGCTGCCGCTGAAGGTGCAGGTCTGTATTAATGCGCTTACCGAGTATTTCGTAGAGGTCGCCCGCGTATATCAGGAAATGCGCGAACGCGGCAAAAAATAGCCTTAGCGATGTGCGACCTGCCCGTTGTCGCTGCGCTTACCGGGCAGGCTTAGCTAATAGATGCAGATAAGACCAGGCTAATACCCGGTAAATCATGTCAGAACGTTATGCGGTTCCGCCAACGGTCAGATTGTCAACTTTCAGCGTCGGCTGACCTACTCCGACAGGCAGACTTTGTCCCTCTTTACCACATACGCCGACGCCTTTATCCAGTTTCAGATCGTTGCCGACCATTGAAATCTGCTGCATGGCCTCAATTCCGGAGCCGATCAACGTGGCACCTTTCACCGGCGTGGTCACTTTACCGTTTTCGATGAGATAGGCTTCGGAGGTGGAGAAAACAAACTTACCGGAGGTGATATCGACCTGACCGCCGCCAAAGTTCGGGGCATAAATCCCGTATTCGACTGATTCAATGATTTCCTGCGGCGTGGATTTCCCCGCCAGCATATAGGTATTGGTCATACGCGGCATCGGCAGGTGAGCATAGGATTCACGACGACCGTTGCCGGTGGGGGCAACCCCCATCAGACGCGCATTGAGCTTGTCCTGCATATACCCTTTCAGCACGCCGTTTTCGATAAGTACATTGTACTGGCCCGGAACGCCTTCATCATCAATGGCGAGTGAACCACGGCGGTCGGCTATGGTGCCGTCATCCACTACGGTACACAGTTCAGATGCGACCAGCTCCCCGAGATGGCCGCTGAATACCGAGGTACCCCGACGGTTAAAGTCGCCTTCAAGACCATGACCGACCGCTTCATGAAGCAGCACGCCAGGCCAGCCCGCGCCTAATACCACCGGCATCGTCCCTGCGGGTGCTGCCACTGCTGAAAGGTTGACCAATGCCATTCGCACGGCTTCTTTCGCCCACGCGTCAGCCCGCACGTCACCGTCTTCATCGGCAAGAAAATAGTCATAGCCAAAACGACCGCCGCCACCGCTGGCACCGCGCTCGCGCTTGCCATCCTCTTCCACCTGAACGCTGACGGATAAGCGCACCAGCGGACGAACGTCGGCGGCCAGCGTCCCGTCAGTGGCGGCCACGAGGATCAGTTCATATACGCCGGTCAGGCTGGCAGAAACCTCCTGCACCCGTTTGTCGGCCGCGCGGGCTATATTGTCTACACGGCGCAGAATATCGAGTTTGTCTTCACGGCTCATGCTTTGCAGCGGATCAATACTGGTATACAGGGCACGATGTTCCACCGCGCCCAGCGTCTGCACGCGGCCATCACCTGCATCACGCACGATAGTGCGTGCCGCCAGTGCGCTCTGCTCCAGCGCCACTTTGCTTATTTGATCGGCGTAGGCAAAACCCGTTTTTTCGCCGCTGACTGCTCGTACACCGACGCCCTGGTCGATGTTATATGAGCCATCTTTAATAATGCGGTCTTCCAGGATCCAGGATTCGTGGTAGCTCGACTGAAAATAGAGATCGCCATAATCAAGGCGACGTTCGGTCAACTGGCCGAGAATGGCAAACAGATCCTGATGATTCAGGCCGTTTGCAGAAAGCAGGTGTTCACTTACCAGATTCAGACTCATTATTTGCTACTCTTTGGTTGCCAGCGTCGCTGGCGATAAAAAAACGTATCTATTGAGATTGAGGCAATTCATAGCTGTCGTCAAATCATTGCTTTTTGCCATCGCGCGTTTGACGCAGTACCTCGTTAATTTGCGGCTTATCGATTGGGCCGGTGATGCGATAGCGCAGGATAGAAACTTTATTCCACAATGGTCCCAGCACTTTGCTGGCCGCGAAAACGGCTGCACCGACAATCGGGTTGACGGCAAATGCCGCGGCAACGCCGACGGTTGCGGAAATTTCCGGAGCCACTACGGCTTCCATATTCAATTCACGGCGTACCAGATTAATAGAGCCCTGCATCGCGATGTCGGCCTCCAGCCCGTCGACCAGGGTATCGTCGGTATGCAGCGTGCCGTCTTTGATCCAGGCGGTACTGCGAATAGAGTCAAACCAGAAACCTTCGCTGAAGGTATCGCTGAAATCGAAACGCAGCTTGCGCAGCAGCGCATCCACACTGACCAGTCGCAATAACTGCCCTGCATGTCCGGTGCTGATATCGGTAAATTCGCCCTTGCCCAGACGGGCATGTAGAACGCCGTTCAATGACGACACATCAGGCTGCCACGGGGCATTACGCCAGTGAAGATCGTAATCAAGGTTGAAAGAGGAATCGCGGATTGGCGAGACCACGCCAAAGAATCCCAGTGCGGAGTCCAGTTTGCGGCCGTTAATTTTGCCTTTCA
The Klebsiella sp. RIT-PI-d genome window above contains:
- the degQ gene encoding serine endoprotease DegQ, encoding MKKQTLLLSALALSVGLSLSAPFTAVAALPSQIPGQAALPSLAPMLEKVLPAVVSVQVEGTAVQGAKVPEELKKFFGDAAPNQQPQPFEGLGSGVIIDAAKGYILTNNHVINQAQKINIQLNDGREFEAKLIGSDDQSDIALLQIQNATNLTQIAIADSDKLRVGDFAVAVGNPFGLGQTATSGIVSALGRSGLNLEGLENFIQTDASINRGNSGGALLNLNGELIGINTAILAPSGGSVGIGFAIPSNMARTLAQQLIQFGEIKRGLLGIKGMEMSSDIAKAFNLNVTRGAFVSEVLRNSGSAKAGIKSGDVIVSLNDKPLNSFAELRSRIATTAPGSKVKLGLLRDGKPLDVEVTLDKSTSSSASAEMIAPALQGAKLSDGQLKDGTKGITVDEVEKDSAAAQVGLHKGDVITGLNRQRIQSIAEMRKALETKPPVIALNIVRGNESIYLLLR
- the degS gene encoding outer membrane-stress sensor serine endopeptidase DegS, which gives rise to MLVKLLRSVAIGLIVGGLLLAAMPSLRQWNVHSTPKYDSTDESPVSYNQAVRRAAPAVVNVYNRGMNTSSHNQLEIRTLGSGVIMDERGYIVTNKHVINDADQIIVALQDGRVFEALLVGSDSLTDLAVLKITASAGLPVIPINRKRTPHIGDVVLAIGNPYNLGQTITQGIISATGRIGLNPSGRQNFLQTDASINHGNSGGALINSLGELMGINTLSFDKSNDGETPEGIGFAIPFQLATKIMDKLIRDGRVIRGYIGIGGREIAPLHAQGAGIDQIQGIVVNEVSPGGPAAEAGIQVNDVIVSVNTKPAVSALETMDQVAEIRPGSVIPVEVMREDKKLELNVTIQEYPATE
- the mdh gene encoding malate dehydrogenase, with the translated sequence MKVAVLGAAGGIGQALALLLKTQLPSGSELSLYDIAPVTPGVAVDLSHIPTDVKIKGFSGEDATPALEGADVVLISAGVARKPGMDRSDLFNVNAGIVKNLVLQITKACPKACIGIITNPVNTTVAIAAEVLKNAGVYDKNKLFGVTTLDIIRSNTFVAELKGKKATDVEVPVIGGHSGVTILPLLSQIPGVSFSEQEITDLTKRIQNAGTEVVDAKAGGGSATLSMGQAAARFGLSLVRALQGEQGVVECAYVEGDGKHARFFSQPLLLGKTGIEERQPYGELSTFEQQALDGMLETLNKDIQLGEEFVNKQ
- the argR gene encoding transcriptional regulator ArgR, encoding MRSSTKQEELVKAFKALLKEEKFSSQGEIVQALQEEGFDNINQSKVSRMLTKFGAVRTRNAKMEMVYCLPAELGVPTTSSPLKNLVLDIDYNDAVVVIHTSPGAAQLIARLLDSLGKAEGILGTIAGDDTIFTTPARDFTVKELYDAILSLFEQEL
- the yhcN gene encoding peroxide/acid stress response protein YhcN; its protein translation is MKIKTTVATLSLLSVLSFGAFAADSLSSDQALNREAIGTVSVGAIGTAPMDMREMLDQKAAEQGASAYRIIEARTGDHWHATAELYK
- a CDS encoding NAD-dependent succinate-semialdehyde dehydrogenase — its product is MAAQTLQEHELFQTGYLVDGVWKTLDATFDVVNPATGETIARVAKAGKKETEDAIAAASRAFPGWRAQTAKQRSEILYRWYQLIIENKRWLAQLMTTEQGKPLKEAEGEVEYAASFIQWFAEQAKRANGEIIPPAKPGSRILATREPVGVIAAITPWNFPMAMLTRKLGPALAAGCTGVIKPANNTPLSAFALLQLAKKAGVPDGVLNAVAGSTSEISDAIMASPEVRKITFTGSTAVGKTLVRNSADTMKKISMELGGNAPYIVFDDADIDAAVQGAVANKFRNAGQVCVSVNRFYVQENIYDSFVHKLSDAVSALKVGNGMEEGVIVGPLIEPSAVEKVREHIDDAVNKGAKVLTGGQAHASGGNFWQPTVLGDCNDGMKLAQEETFGPLAACFRFTSEEEVIQRANNTPFGLAAYFYTQNLQRVFRVSQALESGMIGINECAVSTEVAPFGGVKESGLGREGSVLGLDEFLEVKTLHIGGL
- the aaeB gene encoding p-hydroxybenzoic acid efflux pump subunit AaeB — protein: MGIFSIATQHLRFAVKLACAIVLALFVGFHFQLETPRWAVLTAAIVAAGPAFAAGGEPWSGAIRYRGMLRIIGTFIGCIAALTIIILMIRAPLLMVLVCCVWAGFCTWLSSLVRVENSYALGLAGYTALIIVITIQTAPLLTPQFAVERCSEIVIGIVCAIVADLLFSPRSIKQVIDIELDNLLVEQYRLMQLCIQYGDGEEVDRAWGALLRRTAALDGMRSNLQMESSRWSRASRRLKALNTVSLTLITQACESYIMQSTRPEMVTDTWRDIFSTPVADAQDVRRQLKRIRRLLVWTGERETPVTVYSWVAAATRYQLLKRGVVSNTKISAVEEEILQGEVVVRADSAERHHAMVNFWRTTLSCILGTLFWLWTGWTSGSGAMVMIAVVTSLAMRMPNPRMVAIDFFYGTLVALPLGALFFLVIIPSTQQSMLLLCISLAVLAFFAGIEVQKRQIGSLGALASTINVIVLDNPMTFHFNQFLDNALGQIVGCSLALMVILLVRDNSRARTGRVLLNQFVSAAVSAMTTNMARRKENHLPALYQQLFLLLNKFPGDVAKFRLALTLIIAHQRLRDAPVPVNDDLSAFHRQLRQTADRVISAGNDDKRCARFAELLQELDVYQEKLRYWQASPQVTEPVYRLVTMLHKYQHALTSR